The Primulina eburnea isolate SZY01 chromosome 6, ASM2296580v1, whole genome shotgun sequence genome contains a region encoding:
- the LOC140834053 gene encoding uncharacterized protein isoform X1, which translates to MSFQEKGLWASKGDGHVNDEDVMFDSSSKMEPKRSLQCFFDTEPAFFPIKKQAVEAPVSKPESGITISNAIPWENSTEFQSVPNQFMDRLFGSEISSHVDLSRRSVSNIGTDAVNMRNKIDSEQFENDSSDGLSISYVMEDQEAGVSYGGIRKVKVNQVKDPVNILHGSLEHDIGMSTGQTDNHQNEDTFISMLQPYGKEDGNVTLIRHSFDLGDANIRLMGSIFGKGDDNNISMNHSYSKGDTNTISFGGYQDDSIIEALTRPTGSYSLLCEQSSVLTSETHNKKEVNFPNIDPTLTTSQLFKSRLDSTSKNKMDTRPGRKEAPNSFPSNVRSLIATGMLDGVPVRYISVSREELPGTIKGSGYLCGCKSCNFSKALNAYEFERHANCKTKHPNNHIYFENGKTIYQIVQELRSTPESMLFDAVQTVTGSPINQKAFRIWKESFQAATRELQRIYGKEELNL; encoded by the exons ATG TCTTTCCAGGAGAAAGGTTTATGGGCTTCCAAGGGTGATGGGCATGTGAATGATGAAGATGTGATGTTCGATAGCTCATCTAAAATGGAACCCAAGCGATCTCTCCAATGTTTCTTTGATACCGAGCCAGCATTCTTTCCCATCAAAAAGCAGGCCGTGGAAGCTCCAGTTAGTAAGCCAGAATCAGGAATCACCATATCGAATGCAATTCCATGGGAAAATTCTACTGAATTTCAGTCAGTACCAAACCAATTCATGGATCGGCTGTTTGGGTCTGAGATATCTAGTCATGTTGACTTGTCTAGGAGAAGTGTTTCTAATATTGGCACGGATGCCGTAAATATGAGGAATAAAATTGATAGTGAACAATTTGAGAATGATTCATCTGATGGATTATCAATTTCCTATGTAATGGAAGATCAAGAAGCAGGAGTAAGTTACGGAGGAATCAGAAAAGTCAAAGTTAATCAAGTTAAGGACCCTGTTAATATATTGCATGGATCTTTGGAACATGATATAGGGATGTCCACAGGCCAGACTGACAATCATCAAAATGAAGACACCTTCATATCCATGTTGCAGCCATATGGTAAAGAAGATGGAAATGTCACATTAATCCGCCATTCCTTTGACCTAGGTGATGCAAATATTAGATTGATGGGTTCGATTTTTGGTAAAGGTGACGACAATAACATATCCATGAATCACTCCTATAGTAAAGGGGACACTAATACCATATCTTTTGGGGGTTATCAAGATGATTCTATTATTGAAGCCCTGACAAGGCCAACTGGTAGTTATAGCTTATTATGTGAACAATCCTCAGTTCTAACATCAGAAACACACAACAAAAAGGAAGTGAATTTCCCAAATATTGATCCTACCCTGACCACTTCCCAGCTGTTTAAATCTCGTCTGGACTCTACATCTAAGAACAAGATGGATACAAGACCTGGCAGGAAAGAAGCTCCAAACAGTTTTCCATCTAATGTTCGAAGTTTGATAGCGACTGGTATGCTTGATGGTGTGCCTGTACGGTACATTTCTGTCTCTCGGGAG GAGCTTCCTGGAACTATAAAAGGCTCGGGCTATCTTTGCGGCTGCAAATCTTGTAATTTCTCCAAG GCGCTTAATGCATACGAATTCGAACGTCATGCAAATTGCAAAACCAAGCACCCAAACAACCATATATACTTTGAAAATGGGAAGACGATCTATCAGATAGTTCAGGAGTTGAGAAGCACACCAGAAAGTATGTTGTTTGATGCTGTTCAGACTGTGACTGGCTCTCCTATCAATCAGAAAGCCTTCCGCATCTGGAAAG AATCATTCCAAGCTGCAACGCGTGAGCTTCAGCGTATTTATGGGAAGGAAGAGCTAAATCTATGA
- the LOC140834053 gene encoding uncharacterized protein isoform X3 has translation MSFQEKGLWASKGDGHVNDEDVMFDSSSKMEPKRSLQCFFDTEPAFFPIKKQAVEAPVSKPESGITISNAIPWENSTEFQSVPNQFMDRLFGSEISSHVDLSRRSVSNIGTDAVNMRNKIDSEQFENDSSDGLSISYVMEDQEAGVSYGGIRKVKVNQVKDPVNILHGSLEHDIGMSTGQTDNHQNEDTFISMLQPYGKEDGNVTLIRHSFDLGDANIRLMGSIFGKGDDNNISMNHSYSKGDTNTISFGGYQDDSIIEALTRPTGSYSLLCEQSSVLTSETHNKKEVNFPNIDPTLTTSQLFKSRLDSTSKNKMDTRPGRKEAPNSFPSNVRSLIATGMLDGVPVRYISVSREELPGTIKGSGYLCGCKSCNFSKVRRLMHTNSNVMQIAKPSTQTTIYTLKMGRRSIR, from the exons ATG TCTTTCCAGGAGAAAGGTTTATGGGCTTCCAAGGGTGATGGGCATGTGAATGATGAAGATGTGATGTTCGATAGCTCATCTAAAATGGAACCCAAGCGATCTCTCCAATGTTTCTTTGATACCGAGCCAGCATTCTTTCCCATCAAAAAGCAGGCCGTGGAAGCTCCAGTTAGTAAGCCAGAATCAGGAATCACCATATCGAATGCAATTCCATGGGAAAATTCTACTGAATTTCAGTCAGTACCAAACCAATTCATGGATCGGCTGTTTGGGTCTGAGATATCTAGTCATGTTGACTTGTCTAGGAGAAGTGTTTCTAATATTGGCACGGATGCCGTAAATATGAGGAATAAAATTGATAGTGAACAATTTGAGAATGATTCATCTGATGGATTATCAATTTCCTATGTAATGGAAGATCAAGAAGCAGGAGTAAGTTACGGAGGAATCAGAAAAGTCAAAGTTAATCAAGTTAAGGACCCTGTTAATATATTGCATGGATCTTTGGAACATGATATAGGGATGTCCACAGGCCAGACTGACAATCATCAAAATGAAGACACCTTCATATCCATGTTGCAGCCATATGGTAAAGAAGATGGAAATGTCACATTAATCCGCCATTCCTTTGACCTAGGTGATGCAAATATTAGATTGATGGGTTCGATTTTTGGTAAAGGTGACGACAATAACATATCCATGAATCACTCCTATAGTAAAGGGGACACTAATACCATATCTTTTGGGGGTTATCAAGATGATTCTATTATTGAAGCCCTGACAAGGCCAACTGGTAGTTATAGCTTATTATGTGAACAATCCTCAGTTCTAACATCAGAAACACACAACAAAAAGGAAGTGAATTTCCCAAATATTGATCCTACCCTGACCACTTCCCAGCTGTTTAAATCTCGTCTGGACTCTACATCTAAGAACAAGATGGATACAAGACCTGGCAGGAAAGAAGCTCCAAACAGTTTTCCATCTAATGTTCGAAGTTTGATAGCGACTGGTATGCTTGATGGTGTGCCTGTACGGTACATTTCTGTCTCTCGGGAG GAGCTTCCTGGAACTATAAAAGGCTCGGGCTATCTTTGCGGCTGCAAATCTTGTAATTTCTCCAAGGTAAG GCGCTTAATGCATACGAATTCGAACGTCATGCAAATTGCAAAACCAAGCACCCAAACAACCATATATACTTTGAAAATGGGAAGACGATCTATCAGATAG
- the LOC140834053 gene encoding uncharacterized protein isoform X2, producing MEKGLWASKGDGHVNDEDVMFDSSSKMEPKRSLQCFFDTEPAFFPIKKQAVEAPVSKPESGITISNAIPWENSTEFQSVPNQFMDRLFGSEISSHVDLSRRSVSNIGTDAVNMRNKIDSEQFENDSSDGLSISYVMEDQEAGVSYGGIRKVKVNQVKDPVNILHGSLEHDIGMSTGQTDNHQNEDTFISMLQPYGKEDGNVTLIRHSFDLGDANIRLMGSIFGKGDDNNISMNHSYSKGDTNTISFGGYQDDSIIEALTRPTGSYSLLCEQSSVLTSETHNKKEVNFPNIDPTLTTSQLFKSRLDSTSKNKMDTRPGRKEAPNSFPSNVRSLIATGMLDGVPVRYISVSREELPGTIKGSGYLCGCKSCNFSKALNAYEFERHANCKTKHPNNHIYFENGKTIYQIVQELRSTPESMLFDAVQTVTGSPINQKAFRIWKESFQAATRELQRIYGKEELNL from the exons ATG GAGAAAGGTTTATGGGCTTCCAAGGGTGATGGGCATGTGAATGATGAAGATGTGATGTTCGATAGCTCATCTAAAATGGAACCCAAGCGATCTCTCCAATGTTTCTTTGATACCGAGCCAGCATTCTTTCCCATCAAAAAGCAGGCCGTGGAAGCTCCAGTTAGTAAGCCAGAATCAGGAATCACCATATCGAATGCAATTCCATGGGAAAATTCTACTGAATTTCAGTCAGTACCAAACCAATTCATGGATCGGCTGTTTGGGTCTGAGATATCTAGTCATGTTGACTTGTCTAGGAGAAGTGTTTCTAATATTGGCACGGATGCCGTAAATATGAGGAATAAAATTGATAGTGAACAATTTGAGAATGATTCATCTGATGGATTATCAATTTCCTATGTAATGGAAGATCAAGAAGCAGGAGTAAGTTACGGAGGAATCAGAAAAGTCAAAGTTAATCAAGTTAAGGACCCTGTTAATATATTGCATGGATCTTTGGAACATGATATAGGGATGTCCACAGGCCAGACTGACAATCATCAAAATGAAGACACCTTCATATCCATGTTGCAGCCATATGGTAAAGAAGATGGAAATGTCACATTAATCCGCCATTCCTTTGACCTAGGTGATGCAAATATTAGATTGATGGGTTCGATTTTTGGTAAAGGTGACGACAATAACATATCCATGAATCACTCCTATAGTAAAGGGGACACTAATACCATATCTTTTGGGGGTTATCAAGATGATTCTATTATTGAAGCCCTGACAAGGCCAACTGGTAGTTATAGCTTATTATGTGAACAATCCTCAGTTCTAACATCAGAAACACACAACAAAAAGGAAGTGAATTTCCCAAATATTGATCCTACCCTGACCACTTCCCAGCTGTTTAAATCTCGTCTGGACTCTACATCTAAGAACAAGATGGATACAAGACCTGGCAGGAAAGAAGCTCCAAACAGTTTTCCATCTAATGTTCGAAGTTTGATAGCGACTGGTATGCTTGATGGTGTGCCTGTACGGTACATTTCTGTCTCTCGGGAG GAGCTTCCTGGAACTATAAAAGGCTCGGGCTATCTTTGCGGCTGCAAATCTTGTAATTTCTCCAAG GCGCTTAATGCATACGAATTCGAACGTCATGCAAATTGCAAAACCAAGCACCCAAACAACCATATATACTTTGAAAATGGGAAGACGATCTATCAGATAGTTCAGGAGTTGAGAAGCACACCAGAAAGTATGTTGTTTGATGCTGTTCAGACTGTGACTGGCTCTCCTATCAATCAGAAAGCCTTCCGCATCTGGAAAG AATCATTCCAAGCTGCAACGCGTGAGCTTCAGCGTATTTATGGGAAGGAAGAGCTAAATCTATGA